The genomic window TATTTCATCGGCGAGGCCACGGCGCTGACGCAGGTGGTCGACGGGATCGCCGTTCCGGTTGAGGTCAGGAAAGGTCGCAGCACTGACGGCATCTTCGCCAAGCACGCCCTGATCATCCGGAAGCTGATCCCGATCCGGGACGCGGTCCGGCTCATCCTCAAGCTTCAGGAACACGATCAGCCCTGGCAAACGGCGCAGGTCTCATTGCGCATCGCCTGGTCGAGTTTCGTGCGCGAATTCGGCCCGATCAACTTCACCTCCGTCTCGACATCGGAGGATCCGGAAACCGGTGAGGTCAGGGAGGTCCATCGCCGGCCAAACATCGCTCCTTTCCTCGATGATCCCGATTGCTGGCTGGTCGCCTCGATCGAGGACTACGCCCTGGAAACCAACACCGCCAAACCCGGCCCAATCTTTACCGACCGCGTCATCGCGCCGCCCCCGGCTCCAGTGATCACATCGGCATCAGATGCCCTCGCCGTGGTTTTGAACGAACGCGGTCATGTCGATCCCGATCATATCGCCGAGTTGCTGCACCGTGACGTGGAGGATGTTATCGGCGAGCTGGCCGAAGCCATCTTCCGCGATCCGTCCAATGGCTCCTGGCAGATGGCTGATGCCTATCTATCCGGTCCAGTCCGGTCGAAGCTGGTAACCGCACGCGCGGCCGCGGACCTTGATCCCGCATTTGCGCGCAATGTTGCGGCGCTTGAGCGCGTCCAGCCGGCCGATCTCAGGCCCTCGGATATCACTGCACGCCTTGGCGCACCGTGGATCCCCGCCGATGACGTTGTCGCCTTCGTCCGGCAGACCATGGATGCCGAGATCTCCATCCATCATCTGCCGGAACTGGCGACCTGGACGGTCAATGCGCGGCAGCTGGAATGGTCGGCAGCCGGCACGACGGAATGGGGCACCCATCGCCGCCATGCCGGCCAGCTTCTCTCCGACGCCCTGAACTCGTCCATACCGCAGATCTTCGACACCGTCCGCGACGGCGAGACCGAGCGTCGGGTGCTCAACACCGTTGAGACCGAAGCCGCCAAGGAAAAGCTCGCCAAGATCAAGACGGCCTTCCAGTCGTGGATCTGGTCCGATCCGGATCGCACCGACCGACTGGCGCGGGTCTATAACGACACTTTCAACAACATCGCGCCGCGAACCTTCAATGGCGATCATTTGCAGCTGCCCGGCGCCTCTGGCGCCTTTTCTCTTTATGGGCACCAGAAACGCGGGATCTGGCGGGTTATTTCGGCAGGTAGCACCTATCTCGCTCATGCCGTTGGTGCCGGCAAGACGCTGACCATGGCTGCCGCCATCATGGAACAGCGCCGGCTCGGCCTGATCAACAAGGCGATGCTGGTCGTGCCGGGCCATTGCCTGGCGCAGGCTGCCCGTGAGTTTTTGGCGCTCTATCCAAACGCCCGCATCCTGGTCGCGGACGAGACCAACTTCGTCAGGGAGAAGCGCCATCGCTTCCTGTCGCGGGCGGCGACCGCCAAATGGGATGCCATCATCATCACCCATTCGGCGTTTCGGTTCATCGCGGTGCCATCGGCCTTCGAGGCGCAGATGATCCAGGATGAGCTTGAACTCTACGAAGAGCTGCTCACCAAGGTCGAACGCGACGACCGGCTGTCGCGCAAGCGCATCGAACGCATGAAGGAGGGTCACAAGGAACGGCTCGAGGCGCTCGCCACCCGCAAGGACGACCTGCTGACCATCTCCGAGCTTGGCATCGACCAGATCATCGTCGATGAGGCGCAGGAGTTCCGTAAGTTGTCGTTCGCCACCAACATGTCGACGCTGCGCGGTGTCGATCCGAACGGCTCACAGCGGGCCTGGGACCTGTTCGTCAAATCCCGCTTTATCGAGACAAAGAACCGGGGCAGGGCGCTGGTGCTTGCCTCGGGCACCCCGATCACCAATACGCTCGGCGAGATGTTCTCCGTACAGCGGATGATGGATCCGGCAGCATTGTCGGAACGTGGTCTGCACGAGTTCGACGCATGGGCCTCGACCTTCGGCGACACCTCGACCGAACTCGAACTGCAGCCGTCGGGCAAATACAAGCCGGTCACGCGCTTCAGCCAGTTCGTCAACGTGCCGGAACTGATTGCCATGTTCCGGTCGTTCGCCGACGTTGTGCTGCCGGTCGATCTGAAAACCTATGTGAAAGTGCCGGAGGTCTCCGGCGGCAAGCGCCAGATCGTCACCGCCGAGCCGACGGCCGCTTTCAAGTCCTACCAGAAACAGCTGGACGCGCGGATCAAGGCGATCGAGATGCGCGATGGCCCGGCCAAGCCCGGCGACGACATCCTGCTCTCGGTCATCACCGACGGCCGCCATGCGGCGATCGATCTGCGCTTGGTCGATCAGGCGATGGGCAACGAGGCTGCCAACAAGCTCAACGCGCTTGTCACCAATGCTCACCGAATCTGGCAGGAAACGGGAGCGGCAGAGTATCGTCGCAAGGACGGCAAGCCGTTTGACCGACCTGGCGCGGGGCAGCTGATCTTTTCTGATCTTGGCACGATCAATGTGGAGGCCACGCGGGGCTTCTCTGCCTATCGCTGGATCCGCGATGAGCTCGTCCGCCTTGGCGTGCCGGCCTCCGAAATCGCTTTCATGCAGGATTACAAGAAGTCGGATGCCAAGCAGCGCCTGTTCAACGACTTCAATGCCGGCAAGGTTCGCGTACTCATCGGCTCGTCGGAAACCATGGGCACCGGTGTCAATGTCCAGGCACGGTTGAAGGCGCTCCATCACCTTGATGTACCGTGGCTCCCATCGCAAATCGAACAACGCGAAGGCCGTATTATCCGCCAGGGCAACCAGCATGAAGAAGTCGATGTCTTTGCCTATGCCACGCTCGGCAGTCTCGATGCCACCATGTGGCAGAACAACGAGCGCAAGGCCCGCTTTATTGCGGCGGCCCTGTCCGGCGACACCAGCGTTCGGCGTCTTGAGGATATGGGTGAGGGATAGGCCAACCAATTCGCCATGGCCAAGGCCATCGCATCCGGCGACGAGCGGCTGATGCAGAAGGCCGGGCTTGAGGCCGAGATTGCACGGCTGGATCGACTACGTGCCGCGCATATCGACGATCAACACGCGATCCGGCGGCAGATCCGTGATGCCGAACGGGATATCGACTTCTCCAGCCGCCGGATTGAGGATGTGGGCAAGGATATCGAGCGGCTGGTCCCGACATCTGGCGACGCCTTTGTCATGCAAGTTGGTGAAGAAACATTCGACGAGCGCAAATTCGCTGGCCGCGCGCTGATGAAAGAGATTCTGACGCTGGTTCAGCTTCAGGAGGAGAAAGTGGTGATCATTGCCACGATCGGCGGCTTCGATCTCGCCTATCATGGCGAGAGGTTTGGCAAGGACGGCTACTGCTACGAGACACTCCTTCGCCGCACCGGTGGCGACTACGAGATCGATCTTCCAGTGACTACGACGCCGATCGGGGCCATCTCCCGCCTAGAGCATGCTCTAGGCGGGTTTGAACAGGAGCGTGAGAGCCATCGCAATCGGCTCATCGATGCGAAACGGCGTCTCGCCTCCTATACGCCGCGTTTGGGAGAGAGCTTCTCATTCGAAGCTGAGCTTGAACTCAAGCTGAGCCATCTGGACGAGATCGAAAGGGATCTGGCGGCAACCGCCGATGAACCAGAGGAGGATCGCCAGGAAGCCGCATAAAAAACGGCATATTCACTGTCACTTGAAACGGGGTCGGACCATACACATCTATCGGTCATCACCCGTTTTCGATGGTTTCCTGCAGTGGCGATAGCCGCGCGTTTGTAACTGTCCGGGTTGGAAGGACCCTCCCCGAAAGGGTCGAGCGCCCTTTCGTTTTTGAGCCCTTGAGCGTGCTATTCTCCGAGTTTGTAGATCGCGGCATTGTCCTGCACATCTCGCAAGCCCTTATACGAGCCATGCCGTAACTTGCCATCGTCGGTCCAGGCTCGATATTCGATCTCGGCAATCAGTGTCGGTTGAACGAAGACGACCCCCTTTTTATCGACCGCAACCGACGCACGCTTGGTCGTCAGCGTGTCCAGCATCCGGCGCAGTTCGAGTGCATCTCTCTCTTTGAAGCCAGTCCCGACCGACCCGACATAGACGAACGCGTCGCCCTGATATGCCGCGAGCAGCAGGCTGCCGATCCCGCCGCGTGCTAGAGCGGACGGCTCGTATCCGACAATCACAAAGCTCTCGCTCTGGATGCATTTGATCTTCTGCCAGTCCCCAAGCCGGCCCGAGCGGTAGGTGCTGTCGCGGTGCTTGGCAATGATGCCTTCCAGGCCGTGCTCGCGCGCGGCCGCCAGAAGTGTCGCGCCATCGGCTTCGAGCGCCTCGGAGATGCGGATTACTCCCTCGCTTTCGCCGATCAGGTCTTCCAGCAGGTGACGACGTCCGGACAACTCCATCTTGGTCAGGTCATGACCGTCGAAATACAACAGGTCGAATGCGTAAAGGATGGCATCGTCTGACGCTTGTCTGCCTCCGCGTCCGCCCAGTGACCGTTGCAGCGCCCCAAAATCCGAACGTCCCGCTGCATCGAGCACGACGGCTTCCCCATCCAGAATGGCGGTCCCGACGCCGAGCGTGCGCGCAGCGGCGGCGATCGCCGGAAACCTGTCGGTCCAGTCATGACCGCCACGTGTGATGATCCGCACCGAGTTTGGTTCGATGTGAACCGCAATACGATAGCCGTCCCATTTGATCTCGTAGATCCAGTCCGGTCCGGACGGCGGCTTTGCTTTCAAGAGCGCCAGGCACGGTTCGATACGGGCTGGCATCGGGTCGAAGGGAAGCTGCGGTTGCGCTGGATCGCGGGGTTTGCGCGGTCGCGAGCGGATTGGAGCGTCCGTCTCCCGCAAAAGCGGCTGAGGTTTTTTGCGCGGCGGCTTTGTCATAGCCAGAGTTCAGCAGCAATTGCTTAAAATCGTGTGACATCATCTGGGAATGGAGAAGGGGAGGAAAAGACGGGGGAGGAAAAGGAGACGGAAACCGGTTCGCAAGGACGGTCCAACGGCTGACGGTTCCCTCAATCGCGCCGGTCGCCGAGACCGGGCCAGCTTGCCTCGCAAGGCAGGTGTGCCTCGCTCTCCCGCAAGCCAGGTCTGCTCCGGCGCAATTGCAGCCGCCGGCCCGTCCTGCGGTTCGGGAGGTGTCTTCGAAAAGAAGATGAGGAGGCAAGGACAGTCCGTCCGCCCGAAGCTCAAGAGGTTATTCCCATGCAGTTGATTACAGCCGATCCGCGCAGCCTGAAGGACAATCCTGACCGGTCGCGCCAGTCGAAATCTTCGCCCCAATCCGACGCGTTGCTTTGCGCATCGATCAAGGCCATCGGCGTTGTGCAGCCTCCGATCGTCAAACTCGATCCAGAAGGTGGAAACAGCTACGTCATCGTCTTCGGCCATCGACGCGCGACACAGGCGATTGCCGCAGATCTCTCGGAAATCCCGCTGCTGCTGGCCGATCCCTCCGACGATCTCGGCGCCATGCAGTCCTTTGCGGAAAACATCGCCCGCGAGCCGTTGAACCCTGTCGATCAGTGGCGCGCCATTGAGCGGCTGGTGGCCCTGGGATGGACCGAAGAGTCGATCGCCATGGCGCTGGCGCTCCCGAGCCGGCAGATCCGCAAGCTGCGGCTGCTCGCCAATATCCTGCCCTCGATGCTCGACCAGATGGCGCGTGGTGATATGCCGAACGAGCAGCAGCTGCGCACGATCGCCGCGGCCGGGCAGGACGAACAGGCGGAGGTGTGGAAAAAGTACAAGCCGAAGAAGCAGGACCCGCAGGTCTCGTGGTGGGAGGTGGCTCGCGCACTGACCACGACCCGGATGCTCGCCAAGCATGCAAGCTTCGGTGACGATCTGGCACGGGCTTACGGCATCACCTGGGTCGAGGACCTGTTTGCACCTGCCGATGAGGACAGCCGCTATACGACAGATGTCGAGGCGTTTCTCGGGGCGCAGCAGGAATGGCTGGCAAACAACCTGCCCAAGCGTGGCTCGGTCATCGAGGCCAACGAAT from Rhizobium tumorigenes includes these protein-coding regions:
- a CDS encoding helicase-related protein; its protein translation is MAHDDPFTIDLFGSTALASGFDLGMPAFAADFGTEHDDDPPPSTPAPAAPIHKEPKTTPQMRAKVDFRLQSSRGLAKTWRDRARDNIAAILLANEIERQGLPARPDQQARLIKFTGFGASDLANGIFRRPGDDAFRKGWEELGGNLESAVAPGDYASLARCTQYAHFTPEFIVRAIWSGLIRMGFDGGRILDPGIGTGMFPALMPDALSEASHVTGVELDPVTARIVRLLLPRARIVCDDFARTDLPDHFDLAIGNPPFSDRTVKSDPAFRGLGFRLHDYFIAKSIHRLKPGGLAAFVTSSGTMDKADARAREHIAGMADLVGAIRLPEGSFRADAGTDVVVDILFFRKRRADEPAGDNTWLDLADASVAGEGGSDRINRWFVDHPDMVLGRHAITSGPFGEAYTCLPIGDDLETNLNATISQLPADVYDGRASTIDFALEDEVAEAMAERPDDPQVREGSYFIGEATALTQVVDGIAVPVEVRKGRSTDGIFAKHALIIRKLIPIRDAVRLILKLQEHDQPWQTAQVSLRIAWSSFVREFGPINFTSVSTSEDPETGEVREVHRRPNIAPFLDDPDCWLVASIEDYALETNTAKPGPIFTDRVIAPPPAPVITSASDALAVVLNERGHVDPDHIAELLHRDVEDVIGELAEAIFRDPSNGSWQMADAYLSGPVRSKLVTARAAADLDPAFARNVAALERVQPADLRPSDITARLGAPWIPADDVVAFVRQTMDAEISIHHLPELATWTVNARQLEWSAAGTTEWGTHRRHAGQLLSDALNSSIPQIFDTVRDGETERRVLNTVETEAAKEKLAKIKTAFQSWIWSDPDRTDRLARVYNDTFNNIAPRTFNGDHLQLPGASGAFSLYGHQKRGIWRVISAGSTYLAHAVGAGKTLTMAAAIMEQRRLGLINKAMLVVPGHCLAQAAREFLALYPNARILVADETNFVREKRHRFLSRAATAKWDAIIITHSAFRFIAVPSAFEAQMIQDELELYEELLTKVERDDRLSRKRIERMKEGHKERLEALATRKDDLLTISELGIDQIIVDEAQEFRKLSFATNMSTLRGVDPNGSQRAWDLFVKSRFIETKNRGRALVLASGTPITNTLGEMFSVQRMMDPAALSERGLHEFDAWASTFGDTSTELELQPSGKYKPVTRFSQFVNVPELIAMFRSFADVVLPVDLKTYVKVPEVSGGKRQIVTAEPTAAFKSYQKQLDARIKAIEMRDGPAKPGDDILLSVITDGRHAAIDLRLVDQAMGNEAANKLNALVTNAHRIWQETGAAEYRRKDGKPFDRPGAGQLIFSDLGTINVEATRGFSAYRWIRDELVRLGVPASEIAFMQDYKKSDAKQRLFNDFNAGKVRVLIGSSETMGTGVNVQARLKALHHLDVPWLPSQIEQREGRIIRQGNQHEEVDVFAYATLGSLDATMWQNNERKARFIAAALSGDTSVRRLEDMGEG
- the ligD gene encoding non-homologous end-joining DNA ligase, whose protein sequence is MTKPPRKKPQPLLRETDAPIRSRPRKPRDPAQPQLPFDPMPARIEPCLALLKAKPPSGPDWIYEIKWDGYRIAVHIEPNSVRIITRGGHDWTDRFPAIAAAARTLGVGTAILDGEAVVLDAAGRSDFGALQRSLGGRGGRQASDDAILYAFDLLYFDGHDLTKMELSGRRHLLEDLIGESEGVIRISEALEADGATLLAAAREHGLEGIIAKHRDSTYRSGRLGDWQKIKCIQSESFVIVGYEPSALARGGIGSLLLAAYQGDAFVYVGSVGTGFKERDALELRRMLDTLTTKRASVAVDKKGVVFVQPTLIAEIEYRAWTDDGKLRHGSYKGLRDVQDNAAIYKLGE